In Paenibacillus larvae subsp. larvae, the following proteins share a genomic window:
- a CDS encoding ABC transporter ATP-binding protein — translation MKDWSVFYGFVKPYLKKIALTLLIGIIKFGIPLTLPMILKYLVDHLLLNYQLSTGEKMTQLSMVLGISFFVFVIVRGPVEYYRQYFAQWITSRILYDIRNRLYEHIQKLSIRYYQNRKVGELISRFINDVEQTKNLVEVGMMNVWLDLFTLSIALILMTTLDPVLTLVAISIFPLYGIAVKILYRRLKKLTKDRSQALAEIQGYLHERIQGLPVIRSFTLEKYEQKQFGKRNQHFLDKAMAQTKWNAVTFAVINVLTDIAPLLVIGYGGYMVIQGNLTIGSFVAFFGYLDRLYNPLRRLINSSTVLTQASASLERVVEFMKEPYDIRDKPEARQLPEGNGEILFDHVWFRYNKEDDWVLKDIHLHIKPGQTVALVGMSGGGKSSLIGLIPRFFDIEKGRIEVNGMDIRDVTQISLREEIGMVQQENFLFSGTVRENILLGNPNATEEEMIAAAVSANAHGFITQLPDGYDTEIGERGIKLSGGQKQRVAIARVFLKNPQVLILDEATSALDLESEHLIQQSLQELAHNRTTLIVAHRLSTITHADQIVVMENGEIVEQGTHMELLEQEGSYARLFNVQTLV, via the coding sequence TTGAAAGACTGGAGTGTGTTTTACGGTTTTGTTAAGCCCTATTTAAAAAAAATAGCACTGACTCTGTTAATTGGCATCATAAAGTTTGGAATTCCCCTCACTTTGCCGATGATTTTAAAATACCTGGTTGATCACCTTTTGCTGAATTATCAGCTTTCCACCGGCGAAAAAATGACTCAACTATCGATGGTACTGGGCATTTCTTTCTTCGTCTTTGTAATTGTAAGGGGACCTGTCGAGTATTATCGCCAGTATTTTGCCCAGTGGATTACGAGCCGTATTCTGTATGATATCCGCAACCGGCTGTATGAACATATTCAAAAGCTCTCCATCCGCTATTACCAAAACAGAAAAGTAGGAGAACTGATCTCCCGCTTTATCAATGATGTGGAACAGACAAAGAATCTTGTAGAAGTCGGGATGATGAATGTCTGGCTGGACCTGTTTACTTTAAGCATAGCCCTTATTTTGATGACCACCCTTGATCCTGTTCTGACTCTGGTTGCCATCAGCATCTTCCCTTTGTACGGGATTGCCGTCAAGATCTTATACCGGCGGCTTAAAAAGCTGACGAAAGACCGTTCGCAAGCTTTGGCAGAAATTCAGGGATATCTTCATGAACGGATTCAGGGACTTCCGGTTATTCGCAGTTTTACTTTGGAAAAGTACGAACAAAAACAGTTTGGTAAGCGCAATCAGCATTTTCTTGACAAAGCCATGGCCCAAACAAAATGGAATGCGGTCACGTTTGCCGTTATCAATGTCCTCACAGATATTGCTCCTTTGCTTGTGATCGGGTATGGAGGGTATATGGTGATTCAAGGGAATTTGACAATAGGCTCCTTTGTGGCATTCTTTGGTTATTTGGACCGCTTGTATAATCCGCTTCGCCGATTGATTAATTCCTCTACTGTGCTGACCCAGGCATCTGCTTCACTGGAACGTGTTGTCGAGTTCATGAAAGAGCCTTACGATATCCGGGACAAGCCTGAAGCCCGGCAGCTGCCTGAAGGAAACGGGGAGATCTTGTTTGATCACGTGTGGTTCCGCTATAACAAAGAGGATGATTGGGTCTTGAAAGATATTCACCTGCACATCAAGCCTGGACAGACTGTGGCTCTGGTAGGAATGAGCGGAGGAGGAAAGTCTTCTCTGATCGGCCTGATCCCCCGTTTTTTTGATATCGAAAAAGGGCGTATTGAAGTAAACGGTATGGATATCCGGGATGTTACCCAGATCAGTTTGCGTGAAGAAATCGGGATGGTACAGCAGGAAAATTTTCTGTTCAGCGGTACGGTCAGGGAAAACATTTTGCTGGGAAATCCGAACGCTACGGAAGAAGAAATGATAGCAGCTGCCGTTTCGGCAAATGCCCACGGCTTTATTACCCAGCTTCCAGATGGTTATGACACGGAAATCGGCGAGAGAGGTATCAAATTGTCCGGAGGGCAGAAACAGCGTGTAGCTATTGCCCGCGTTTTCCTGAAAAACCCGCAGGTCCTCATTCTGGACGAAGCCACTTCCGCTTTGGATTTAGAGTCTGAGCATCTGATCCAGCAGTCCCTGCAGGAATTGGCGCATAATCGTACAACACTCATCGTGGCACACCGTTTATCTACTATCACACATGCAGACCAAATTGTTGTCATGGAAAACGGGGAGATTGTAGAGCAAGGGACGCACATGGAACTGCTGGAACAGGAAGGCAGCTATGCAAGGCTGTTCAATGTGCAGACGCTTGTTTAA
- the xerS gene encoding tyrosine recombinase XerS: MNIQKQKDREELDKKLPHMPWYVDKYIHHKLPDLSPSTLLEYVRDYETFFGWMMAEGLTEAEQMPGIPLEDLERLHTDSIDNFKAFLATHKNHLNKKITITRKLSSLRSLFHYLSQIAEDENFYPLLKRNVMAKIEIKRTNRSKDIASKLEGKLLQEEEIIEFIHYIREGYEHDVADNKQALYAYKQNHVRDACIVSLILHSGLRVSEVVNLTLDDLDIKKKTIYVFRKGNNDGSFKTRVYFRQEAMEDLSRYLEIRETRYRPPKKEKALFLTIPNGRSEGKMMTKRAMQEMVLKYAKRFGKPYLSVHKLRHSFATDYYLQNDLYKTQEQLGHASSDTTQIYAHLTDKTMEEAIDRRRED; this comes from the coding sequence ATGAACATACAAAAACAAAAAGACCGTGAAGAACTGGACAAAAAACTTCCCCACATGCCCTGGTACGTGGATAAATATATTCATCATAAACTGCCGGATCTTTCTCCCTCCACTCTTTTGGAATATGTGCGGGACTACGAAACTTTTTTCGGTTGGATGATGGCGGAAGGACTGACAGAAGCGGAACAAATGCCCGGCATCCCTCTGGAAGATCTGGAGCGGCTTCATACGGACAGCATCGACAATTTCAAAGCTTTCCTGGCCACGCATAAGAATCACCTGAATAAAAAAATCACCATAACCCGTAAATTATCCTCCCTTCGGTCCCTGTTTCATTATTTGAGCCAAATTGCAGAAGATGAAAACTTTTATCCCCTGCTTAAAAGAAACGTTATGGCCAAGATCGAAATCAAACGGACCAACCGCTCCAAGGATATCGCCAGCAAGCTTGAAGGCAAACTGCTGCAGGAGGAAGAAATCATCGAGTTTATCCACTATATCAGGGAAGGGTACGAACACGATGTGGCTGATAATAAACAGGCTTTATATGCTTACAAACAAAATCATGTGCGGGACGCCTGTATTGTCAGTCTGATCCTCCATTCCGGCTTACGTGTTTCCGAAGTGGTCAATTTGACTCTGGACGACTTGGATATTAAGAAAAAGACCATCTATGTATTCCGCAAGGGGAATAATGACGGCAGCTTTAAAACAAGAGTCTATTTCCGGCAGGAAGCGATGGAAGATCTTTCCCGTTATTTGGAAATCAGAGAGACACGATACCGGCCGCCCAAAAAAGAAAAGGCCCTGTTTCTCACCATTCCTAACGGGAGGTCCGAAGGAAAAATGATGACAAAACGGGCCATGCAAGAGATGGTGCTCAAATATGCCAAAAGGTTTGGCAAGCCGTATTTGAGCGTCCATAAACTGCGGCATTCCTTTGCCACGGATTATTACTTGCAAAATGATTTGTATAAAACGCAGGAGCAGTTGGGCCATGCATCTTCCGATACTACCCAGATCTATGCCCACTTGACAGACAAGACCATGGAAGAAGCCATTGACCGGCGCAGGGAAGATTAG
- the metE gene encoding 5-methyltetrahydropteroyltriglutamate--homocysteine S-methyltransferase, whose product MSNLVNGNLGYPRIGLNREWKKALESFWSGKIGEDELLSTTRQLRLSHLRKQIEKGIQLIPVNDFTLYDQMLDHAAMFGLVPSRFHYDGGPVSLETYFAMARGNKQATACEMTKWFNTNYHYIVPELQGAAPSLTVNRPLEAYREAKQELGVETKPVLIGLLTFLKLSKGYEPDRFASLADQFLPLYKQILIELEQEGVAWVQIDEPVLAASLFTNEDVQVLQNVYQELHKAAPELNILLQTYFDSVPYYEAAAGLPVQALGLDFVQGAEGNLQAIQRFGFPEDKILGIGIIDGRNIWASDLKEKIRTLESISAAVPSSRWILQPSCSLLHVPVSLEQESGLDSVLKQALAFADEKLDELVLLTKYWTEGSDSVQADLTSNEEAVRALKESAARNHTEVQKAVEQLKNETGKRISPFTRRKQLQQDKWQLPLLPTTTIGSFPQTKEVRQTRLKWRKGDITNEQYQAFIEAEIRDWVQIQEEIGLDVLVHGEFERTDMVEFFGEKLGGFAFTKNGWVQSYGSRCVKPPVIYGDVYFDSPMTVKESVYAQSLTSKPMKGMLTGPVTILNWSFVRDDISREAVANQIALALRKEIEELEKSGIEMIQVDEPALREGLPLQVKDKDGYLRWAVKAFKIATCTVKDTTQIHTHMCYCEFQDVLDSIKAMDADVISIETSRSHGELIGAFEEDTYEQGIGLGVYDIHSPRVPSVEEMEQMIDRALKVLDPSLFWINPDCGLKTRGREETIASLKNMVEATHRARNKQLQSLS is encoded by the coding sequence ATGAGTAATTTGGTAAACGGTAATTTGGGTTATCCGAGAATCGGTTTGAACAGGGAATGGAAGAAAGCTCTGGAAAGTTTTTGGTCCGGAAAAATAGGGGAAGATGAGCTTCTTTCCACGACTCGCCAGCTTCGTCTCAGCCATTTGAGAAAGCAAATAGAGAAGGGCATTCAGCTAATCCCCGTAAACGATTTTACTTTGTACGATCAAATGCTGGACCATGCGGCAATGTTCGGCCTGGTTCCAAGCCGTTTCCATTATGATGGAGGGCCTGTATCCTTAGAGACTTATTTCGCGATGGCTCGGGGAAATAAGCAGGCTACAGCTTGTGAAATGACCAAATGGTTTAATACCAACTATCACTATATTGTGCCTGAATTACAGGGCGCGGCGCCATCCTTAACGGTAAACCGGCCGCTTGAGGCCTACCGTGAGGCTAAACAGGAATTAGGCGTAGAAACAAAGCCTGTCCTGATCGGGCTGCTCACCTTTCTGAAATTATCTAAAGGTTATGAGCCGGACCGGTTTGCCTCCCTGGCAGATCAGTTCCTTCCTTTGTATAAACAGATTCTAATAGAGCTGGAACAGGAAGGGGTTGCCTGGGTCCAAATTGATGAACCGGTATTAGCTGCATCTTTATTTACAAATGAGGATGTTCAGGTTTTGCAAAACGTTTATCAAGAACTTCATAAGGCTGCACCGGAATTGAACATTTTACTGCAAACTTATTTTGATTCCGTTCCATACTATGAAGCTGCTGCAGGATTGCCCGTACAGGCGCTTGGTCTTGACTTTGTCCAAGGAGCGGAAGGAAATCTCCAAGCTATTCAGCGTTTCGGTTTTCCGGAAGACAAAATCTTAGGTATCGGCATTATCGATGGCCGGAATATATGGGCTTCGGATTTAAAGGAAAAAATACGGACGCTTGAATCCATTTCCGCAGCGGTACCTTCTTCCAGGTGGATTCTTCAACCTTCCTGCAGCCTGCTGCATGTGCCAGTCAGCCTGGAGCAGGAATCGGGGCTGGATTCCGTTTTGAAACAAGCTTTAGCTTTTGCCGATGAAAAGCTGGATGAATTGGTCCTGCTGACTAAGTATTGGACAGAAGGCAGTGATTCAGTTCAAGCGGATTTAACCAGCAACGAAGAGGCAGTCCGTGCCCTGAAAGAATCCGCTGCCCGGAATCATACGGAAGTGCAGAAAGCGGTAGAACAGCTAAAAAATGAGACAGGCAAACGAATCAGTCCATTCACCAGACGCAAACAGCTGCAGCAGGACAAATGGCAGCTTCCTCTATTGCCTACAACTACCATCGGCAGTTTCCCGCAAACGAAGGAAGTTAGGCAAACACGGCTTAAATGGCGCAAAGGTGATATTACCAACGAGCAGTACCAGGCTTTCATTGAAGCGGAAATCAGGGATTGGGTTCAAATTCAGGAAGAAATCGGCCTGGATGTCCTGGTACATGGCGAATTCGAACGGACAGACATGGTAGAATTTTTTGGTGAAAAATTAGGCGGCTTTGCCTTTACGAAAAACGGATGGGTACAGTCTTATGGATCCCGCTGTGTAAAACCTCCTGTCATTTACGGGGATGTGTATTTTGATTCTCCGATGACCGTGAAGGAAAGTGTATACGCCCAGTCCCTTACATCAAAACCGATGAAAGGTATGCTTACAGGTCCAGTGACCATTTTAAACTGGTCCTTTGTACGGGATGATATTTCACGAGAAGCTGTAGCTAATCAAATTGCCCTGGCTCTGCGCAAGGAAATAGAGGAACTGGAGAAATCGGGAATTGAAATGATTCAAGTGGATGAACCTGCCCTTCGTGAAGGTCTCCCTCTTCAGGTGAAAGACAAAGATGGTTACCTGCGGTGGGCGGTTAAGGCCTTCAAGATAGCCACCTGCACAGTCAAAGATACGACACAGATTCATACTCATATGTGTTATTGCGAGTTTCAGGATGTGCTGGATTCTATCAAAGCGATGGATGCCGATGTGATCTCAATTGAGACATCCCGGAGCCATGGAGAACTTATCGGGGCGTTTGAAGAAGATACGTATGAACAGGGAATCGGCCTGGGCGTCTATGATATTCACAGTCCAAGGGTCCCTTCCGTGGAAGAGATGGAGCAAATGATAGACCGGGCACTGAAAGTACTTGACCCCTCTCTCTTCTGGATAAATCCGGATTGTGGTCTCAAGACTCGTGGAAGAGAGGAAACTATTGCTTCGCTCAAGAACATGGTGGAAGCTACACACCGGGCCAGAAACAAGCAGCTCCAATCTTTATCCTAA